One genomic window of Augochlora pura isolate Apur16 chromosome 5, APUR_v2.2.1, whole genome shotgun sequence includes the following:
- the LOC144470435 gene encoding general transcription factor II-I repeat domain-containing protein 2-like produces the protein MASTIKRHTVSSTVYFNPSWEEAYFFVEREGAAKCLLCHKSTNQFKKYNLQRHYNSFHAKAFAHYTPEERIAKLERLKYKLTDIDTDMLEEESKYGNTEPIIQTSYRIALEIARNVRPFSDGEFIKTCLLASAEQLCPDEVHKFEGVNLSRQTIQQCIHEMATNASQQLNVIAKKFVVFSLAFDKLTDTSGASQLAVFIRGIDDTFTLTEELLDIFFVKDDAKGEDILSCIEESIKYNNLDWCKLVAVATNGTPSIVDINTEFIDCLQLKLQNLAVPQIVVTIHSIIHVQHLCAKCIQFDNVVSVVVKTTNAIQTYGLQNSQFRSFLEELEAEYIELPYHNNIKWLSCGKILHKYYNLLTEIDLLMNMVGDPVPELQSDYWIADLAFMCDIIDHLNALNVSLQEERKTIIDLFDLIQAFKMKLELWIEQLRTKTMEHFTKLVLVSPKVNFDKYVDVLKNLNKEFTLRFKDVSTLEKDFDLVALPFSVDIKSAPSYLQLELIDLRCDRNLKQKFIDKVDLIDFYKSLQQSRFPQLYKYAARVMAMFGSTHIFEKLVCILRKTKNTSNYTVSDHNLKDSLILGTTQTIV, from the exons ATGGCATCCACAATAAAACGTCACACCGTGTCTTctactgtttattttaatccGTCATGGGAAGAAGCATATTTTTTTGTTGAACGCGAAGGAGCGGCGAAGTGTCTCCTCTGTCATAAGTCAACAAATCAGTTCAAGAAATACAATCTTCAACGACACTATAATTCATTCCATGCGAAAGCTTTTGCACATTACACTCCAGAGGAACGAATTGCAAAACTCGAAAGGctaaagtataaattaacagATATTGACACTGATATGCTTGAAGAG gAGAGCAAATATGGTAATACAGAACCAATAATTCAAACAAGTTATAGGATTGCCTTGGAAATAGCAAGAAATGTTCGTCCATTCTCAGATGGAGAATTTATTAAGACATGTTTGTTAGCTAGTGCTGAACAACTATGTCCAGACGAAGTTCACAAATTTGAAGGGGTCAATCTATCCCGTCAAACAATTCAACAGTGTATTCATGAAATGGCTACCAATGCATCGCAACAATTGAATGTAATTGCCAAAAAATTTGTTGTGTTTTCTTTAGCTTTTGATAAGTTGACTGATACATCTGGTGCTTCACAATTAGCTGTTTTTATTCGAGGGATTGACGACACATTTACACTTACAGAGGAACTACTAGacattttttttgtaaaggaTGATGCAAAAGGGGAAGACATTCTTTCCTGCATAGAAGAATCAATTAAGTATAACAATTTAGACTGGTGTAAACTTGTTGCAGTTGCCACCAATGGTACACCATCCATAGTAGACATTAATACTGAGTTTATTGATTgtctacaattaaaattacaaaatctaGCAGTTCCTCAAATAGTAGTTACTATACATTCTATAATTCACGTACAACATTTGTGTGCAAAGTGTATACAGTTTGATAATGTTGTATCTGTTGTTGTAAAAACAACAAATGCTATACAAACGTATGGTCTCCAAAATTCACAATTTAGATCATTTTTGGAGGAACTTGAAGCTGAATATATTGAGCTACCATAtcacaataatattaagtgGCTCAGCTGTgggaaaatattacataaatattacaaccTCCTCACTGAAATTGATTTACTTATGAATATGGTAGGTGATCCTGTACCAGAGCTTCAAAGTGATTATTGGATTGCTGATTTAGCTTTTATGTGTGACATTATTGATCACCTGAATGCTCTGAATGTATCCTTGCaggaggaaagaaaaacaattatagatttatttgatttaatacaagcatttaaaatgaaattagaattgTGGATAGAGCAATTACGAACAAAAACTATGgaacattttacaaaactaGTATTAGTGAGTCCTAAggttaattttgataaatatgtagatgttttgaaaaatcttaataagGAATTTACCTTAAGGTTTAAAGATGTTTCAACGTTAGAAAAAGATTTTGACTTAGTGGCTTTGCCGTTTTCTGTAGACATAAAATCAGCACCATCTTATTTACAATTAGAACTTATTGATCTAAGATGCGATAGAAacttaaaacaaaaatttatagataaggtcgatttaatagatttttacaaGAGCCTACAACAGAGTAGATTTcctcaattatataaatacgcAGCACGTGTAATGGCTATGTTTGGGTCGActcatatttttgaaaaattagtatGTATATTAAGAAAGACGAAAAACACATCCAATTATACAGTGTCAgatcataatttaaaagattcGCTTATTTTAGGCACAACACaaactatagtatag
- the Sccro3 gene encoding defective in cullin neddylation 1 domain containing SCCRO3 isoform X1, producing the protein MGNCFSCFKVPFPPATTDQSLSLEQKDVDVVVETMELRGLFPNSCQQSGPLVPEPHINGNRKSITTLSTFNNVGSDNCGSVPSVQNNLRLSRGFYTRLPPLSKSGQSSGQNVTSESKQQRESENKLNALFDQYKDPHEDVILADGIERLCNDLQLSPDEFQVLVLAWKLNAEQMCQFTRQEFVTGLKAMKVDSIRSIQARLPEIVQDLSVNSDLFKDLYRFTFRFGLDINSGQRILPADMAIVLWKLVFTLREPPLLSRWLKFLECHHVRGIPRDTWNMFLNFAESIGDDLGAYDDAEAWPSLFDDFVEYENDQMNQNISKDDIIKDVSIDKA; encoded by the exons ATGGGAAACTGTTTTTCATGCTTTAAGGTGCCTTTTCCACCAGCCACCACTGATCAATCTTTGTCATTGGAACAAAAAGacg TTGATGTGGTTGTAGAAACAATGGAACTTAGGGGCTTGTTCCCAAATTCTTGCCAACAATCTGGGCCTTTGGTACCTGAACCACATATAAATGGAAACAGAAAATCAATCACTACGTTATCAACATTCAATAATGTAGGGTCTGATAACTGTGGGTCTGTGCCTagtgtacaaaataatttacgttTGTCGAGAGGATTTTATACACGTTTACCACCACTGAGTAAATCTGGACAATCGTCTGGGCAAAATGTGACAAGTGAATCAAAACAGCAAAGAGAATCGGAGAATAAGTTAAATGCTTTATTTGACCAATATAag GATCCACATGAAGATGTAATTCTAGCAGATGGAATAGAAAGACTTTGCAATGATTTACAACTGTCGCCGGATGAGTTTCAAGTACTTGTGCTTGCTTGGAAACTAAATGCTGAACAAATGTGCCAATTTACACGTCAAGAATTTGTGACAGGTTTAAAAGCAATGAAAGTAGACAGTATACGTAGTATACAAGCAAGACTACCAGAAATTGTTCAAGACTTGTCAGTAAATAGTGATTTATTCAAAGATCTCTATCGATTTACGTTCCGATTTGGTTTAGACATTAATTCTGGTCAGAGAATATTACCAGCTGACATGGCAATTGTTCTATGGAAGCTTGTCTTTACATTACGTGAACCGCCACTTTTATCCAGATGGTTGAAATTTCTTGAGTGCCATCATGTTAGAGGCATACCCAGAGATACATGGAATATGTTTTTGAATTTTGCTGAAAGCATTGGTGATGATCTTGGTGCCTATGATGATGCGGAAGCATGGCCAAGTTTGTTTGATGATTTTGTGGAATATGAAAATGATCAAATGAATCAAAATATCAGTAAAGATGATATCATAAAAGATGTTTCTATTGATAAAGCTTAA
- the Sccro3 gene encoding defective in cullin neddylation 1 domain containing SCCRO3 isoform X2: MGNCFSCFKVPFPPATTDQSLSLEQKDETMELRGLFPNSCQQSGPLVPEPHINGNRKSITTLSTFNNVGSDNCGSVPSVQNNLRLSRGFYTRLPPLSKSGQSSGQNVTSESKQQRESENKLNALFDQYKDPHEDVILADGIERLCNDLQLSPDEFQVLVLAWKLNAEQMCQFTRQEFVTGLKAMKVDSIRSIQARLPEIVQDLSVNSDLFKDLYRFTFRFGLDINSGQRILPADMAIVLWKLVFTLREPPLLSRWLKFLECHHVRGIPRDTWNMFLNFAESIGDDLGAYDDAEAWPSLFDDFVEYENDQMNQNISKDDIIKDVSIDKA; the protein is encoded by the exons ATGGGAAACTGTTTTTCATGCTTTAAGGTGCCTTTTCCACCAGCCACCACTGATCAATCTTTGTCATTGGAACAAAAAGacg AAACAATGGAACTTAGGGGCTTGTTCCCAAATTCTTGCCAACAATCTGGGCCTTTGGTACCTGAACCACATATAAATGGAAACAGAAAATCAATCACTACGTTATCAACATTCAATAATGTAGGGTCTGATAACTGTGGGTCTGTGCCTagtgtacaaaataatttacgttTGTCGAGAGGATTTTATACACGTTTACCACCACTGAGTAAATCTGGACAATCGTCTGGGCAAAATGTGACAAGTGAATCAAAACAGCAAAGAGAATCGGAGAATAAGTTAAATGCTTTATTTGACCAATATAag GATCCACATGAAGATGTAATTCTAGCAGATGGAATAGAAAGACTTTGCAATGATTTACAACTGTCGCCGGATGAGTTTCAAGTACTTGTGCTTGCTTGGAAACTAAATGCTGAACAAATGTGCCAATTTACACGTCAAGAATTTGTGACAGGTTTAAAAGCAATGAAAGTAGACAGTATACGTAGTATACAAGCAAGACTACCAGAAATTGTTCAAGACTTGTCAGTAAATAGTGATTTATTCAAAGATCTCTATCGATTTACGTTCCGATTTGGTTTAGACATTAATTCTGGTCAGAGAATATTACCAGCTGACATGGCAATTGTTCTATGGAAGCTTGTCTTTACATTACGTGAACCGCCACTTTTATCCAGATGGTTGAAATTTCTTGAGTGCCATCATGTTAGAGGCATACCCAGAGATACATGGAATATGTTTTTGAATTTTGCTGAAAGCATTGGTGATGATCTTGGTGCCTATGATGATGCGGAAGCATGGCCAAGTTTGTTTGATGATTTTGTGGAATATGAAAATGATCAAATGAATCAAAATATCAGTAAAGATGATATCATAAAAGATGTTTCTATTGATAAAGCTTAA